From a single Rhodococcus qingshengii JCM 15477 genomic region:
- a CDS encoding L-aspartate oxidase, which produces MTSPAGRFAWEAHADLVVVGGGVAGLTAARTASLRGLKVLTVSKGGPTDTATQYAQGGIAVVDDLNTDSVESHVSDTCEAGVGLCDEEAVYSIVEAGHDAVAALAALGAVFDRGRDGEVSRTREGGHSTRRIIHAGGDATGAEVQRALNAAGLPVLFGAAAVQVVTNRRGVCGLIVSSPEGLGVIHAPAVLLATGGLGQLYACSTNPPGATADGIALALEAGAAIADLEFVQFHPTVLFTPGGVGRRPLISEAVRGEGAILVDTNGDSVTAGVHPLGDLAPRDVVSRAIAARLRDLGTDHVYLDARKLDGFDSRFPTITASCLEAGIDPRTQLIPVAPAAHYSCGGVATDVHGRTGVPGLYAAGEVARTGLHGANRLASNSLLEGLVVGERAGIAAAERREVHAEVVNVVRKPMPILPRETVQSVMTAHASVVRDGGGLQIARAALADAEQTVAVAAPDLEDAALTLTATALVDVAVARTESRGCHTRTDYPETDPNQRRSTRIKMGADGALEIPDMLLTGVH; this is translated from the coding sequence GTGACCAGCCCTGCCGGGCGTTTCGCCTGGGAGGCTCATGCCGACCTGGTCGTCGTGGGAGGCGGTGTCGCGGGCCTCACCGCTGCGCGCACCGCTTCTCTGCGGGGATTGAAAGTACTCACGGTCAGCAAGGGCGGTCCGACGGACACCGCGACTCAGTACGCGCAGGGCGGCATCGCGGTCGTCGACGATCTGAATACCGATTCCGTCGAGTCGCACGTTTCGGATACGTGTGAGGCCGGCGTCGGTTTGTGCGACGAGGAAGCTGTCTATTCCATCGTCGAAGCTGGTCACGACGCTGTTGCTGCGCTGGCCGCGTTGGGAGCGGTCTTCGATCGCGGGCGAGACGGCGAGGTGTCGCGCACCCGCGAGGGTGGGCACAGCACGCGTCGGATCATCCATGCCGGCGGCGACGCCACTGGCGCGGAAGTGCAGCGGGCTCTCAATGCTGCCGGGCTCCCCGTTCTGTTCGGTGCAGCGGCAGTCCAGGTGGTGACCAACCGGCGTGGGGTGTGCGGACTCATCGTCTCCTCGCCGGAAGGCCTCGGCGTGATCCATGCGCCCGCGGTGCTGCTCGCTACCGGCGGACTCGGTCAGCTGTATGCCTGCAGCACAAATCCGCCCGGAGCGACTGCCGACGGAATCGCGTTGGCACTCGAAGCCGGTGCGGCGATTGCGGACCTGGAGTTCGTTCAGTTCCATCCGACGGTGCTCTTCACTCCGGGCGGGGTAGGCCGCCGACCCCTGATCAGTGAGGCGGTCCGCGGCGAGGGCGCGATTCTTGTCGACACCAACGGTGATTCGGTCACCGCAGGTGTTCATCCGCTGGGTGATCTCGCCCCGCGTGACGTGGTCTCGAGGGCAATCGCAGCACGCCTACGCGATCTCGGCACTGATCACGTCTATCTCGACGCTCGCAAGCTCGACGGTTTCGATTCGAGATTCCCGACCATCACGGCGTCCTGCCTCGAAGCGGGCATCGATCCACGCACCCAATTAATTCCGGTCGCTCCGGCCGCGCACTATTCGTGCGGCGGAGTCGCCACCGACGTCCATGGACGAACGGGAGTGCCTGGTCTCTACGCAGCAGGCGAAGTGGCTCGCACGGGATTGCACGGCGCGAATCGTCTTGCGTCCAACAGCCTTCTCGAGGGTTTGGTAGTCGGGGAGCGTGCAGGAATCGCAGCTGCCGAGCGTCGCGAGGTTCATGCCGAAGTGGTCAACGTGGTGCGCAAGCCGATGCCGATCCTGCCGCGAGAGACCGTGCAGTCCGTCATGACGGCACACGCGTCGGTGGTTCGCGACGGAGGCGGTCTCCAGATTGCGCGAGCCGCGCTTGCCGACGCCGAACAGACAGTGGCGGTGGCTGCTCCGGACCTCGAAGACGCGGCGCTCACGTTGACCGCGACTGCATTGGTCGACGTGGCCGTGGCGCGAACCGAGAGCCGTGGCTGCCATACCCGCACCGACTATCCTGAAACAGATCCGAATCAGCGTCGCAGCACTCGGATCAAGATGGGTGCCGACGGAGCGCTCGAAATACCCGACATGTTGTTGACAGGAGTTCATTGA
- the nadA gene encoding quinolinate synthase NadA, protein MTTTTLWEGSASQIHDGPGGYNGVEATPEWAAEIKRLARERGATILAHNYQLPAIQDVADHVGDSLALSRIAAEAPEDTIVFCGVHFMAETAKILSPSKTVLIPDERAGCSLADSINAEQLREWKADNPNALVVSYVNTTAEVKGLTDICCTSSNAVDVVNSIDPDREVLFLPDQFLGAHVKRVTGRTNMQIWAGECHVHAGINGDELTAKSKSHPDAELFVHPECGCATSALYLAGEGAVPADKVKILSTGGMLDAARVTKSKQVLVATEIGMLHQLRKAAPDVDFQAVNDRASCPYMKMITPAALLRCLLEGKDEVHVDLEMAKRAQKSVQRMIEIGNPGGGE, encoded by the coding sequence ATGACGACCACGACGTTATGGGAGGGATCGGCCTCGCAGATTCACGACGGCCCCGGCGGATACAACGGAGTCGAAGCGACCCCCGAGTGGGCCGCTGAGATCAAACGTCTGGCTCGCGAACGCGGCGCGACGATTCTTGCGCACAACTACCAGCTGCCTGCGATTCAGGACGTCGCCGATCATGTCGGTGACTCCCTGGCGCTGTCGCGAATCGCTGCCGAGGCGCCCGAGGACACGATTGTCTTCTGCGGTGTGCACTTCATGGCCGAGACCGCGAAGATCCTGTCGCCGTCCAAGACCGTGCTGATCCCGGACGAGAGAGCCGGCTGCTCTCTGGCCGACTCGATCAATGCCGAGCAGCTTCGTGAGTGGAAGGCCGACAACCCGAACGCGCTGGTGGTGTCGTACGTGAACACAACCGCAGAGGTGAAGGGTCTCACCGACATCTGCTGCACCTCGTCCAATGCCGTCGACGTGGTCAACTCGATCGATCCCGACCGCGAGGTTCTGTTCCTGCCGGACCAGTTCCTGGGAGCTCACGTCAAGCGCGTGACGGGCCGTACCAACATGCAGATCTGGGCCGGTGAGTGCCACGTGCACGCCGGCATCAACGGTGACGAGCTGACGGCCAAGTCCAAGTCGCACCCAGACGCCGAGCTGTTCGTGCACCCTGAATGTGGTTGCGCTACTTCGGCTCTGTACCTAGCCGGTGAAGGCGCGGTCCCCGCGGACAAGGTCAAGATTCTCTCCACCGGCGGAATGCTCGACGCTGCCCGCGTCACCAAGAGCAAGCAGGTTCTGGTCGCGACCGAGATCGGGATGCTGCACCAGTTGCGCAAGGCAGCGCCCGACGTCGATTTCCAGGCCGTCAACGACCGCGCGTCGTGCCCGTACATGAAGATGATCACGCCTGCCGCGTTGCTTCGCTGCCTTCTCGAGGGCAAGGACGAGGTCCACGTCGATCTCGAGATGGCCAAGCGTGCACAGAAGTCGGTGCAGCGCATGATCGAGATCGGTAATCCGGGCGGCGGCGAGTGA
- a CDS encoding NUDIX hydrolase, whose protein sequence is MPNSNTTHEVLAAVFQVRTFPASIAAGDGDHCPQGREELAVLLWQRALNPQKGTWSLPGGTLRDDEDLTTSARRLLAEKVDLRKVAHLEQLSVFSDPQRVPGPRRIASTFLGLVPLSADPQLPPDTAWHPVSKLPEMSFDHGTVVRHARNRLAAKLSYTNIAFGLAPEEFAMSTLREIYCAALGYQVDATNLQRVLGRRGVLTPTGNTAPSGKSGGRPPALYRFTDSTLRVTDEFAALRPPS, encoded by the coding sequence GTGCCCAATAGTAACACCACCCACGAAGTGCTTGCAGCGGTGTTCCAAGTTCGCACCTTCCCCGCAAGCATCGCCGCAGGTGACGGCGATCACTGCCCGCAAGGGCGTGAAGAGTTGGCCGTACTGCTGTGGCAGCGTGCACTCAACCCACAGAAGGGCACGTGGTCCCTGCCCGGGGGCACTTTGCGCGACGACGAGGACCTGACGACCTCCGCTCGACGACTCCTCGCCGAGAAGGTCGACCTACGAAAGGTCGCCCACCTCGAACAGCTCTCCGTCTTCAGTGATCCACAGCGCGTGCCGGGTCCGCGCCGCATCGCGTCGACCTTCCTCGGACTCGTTCCCCTCAGCGCCGACCCACAACTGCCACCGGACACAGCCTGGCACCCCGTTTCGAAGTTGCCGGAGATGTCGTTCGACCACGGAACCGTCGTACGGCACGCGCGCAATCGACTTGCCGCGAAACTCTCGTACACCAACATCGCATTCGGGCTGGCCCCGGAAGAGTTCGCGATGTCGACACTGCGCGAAATCTACTGCGCTGCCCTCGGTTACCAGGTCGATGCCACCAACTTGCAACGCGTGCTGGGGCGTCGAGGCGTTCTGACTCCCACCGGCAACACCGCACCGTCCGGCAAGTCGGGTGGACGTCCACCCGCCCTGTACCGTTTCACCGACTCCACCTTGCGGGTCACCGACGAATTCGCCGCACTACGGCCGCCAAGCTGA
- a CDS encoding TetR/AcrR family transcriptional regulator, with protein MPAHEQPYHHGSLRQELLASAEATLERDGVDKLSLRQLAREAGVSHAAPGKHFRDRQALLDALAESGFHRMTGALERAVADAPPTARARFSSLANAYVDFALEHPGLLSLMYSNKHAPGAAETVVNAGHATMDLTVRLVSEAQAAGDIAAGDPESIALVAFATFHGVATLAAGGMLGDVPVGEVVNAASTVFWAGLSRAV; from the coding sequence ATGCCCGCCCACGAACAGCCGTATCATCACGGCAGCCTGCGACAGGAACTCCTGGCGTCGGCCGAAGCAACACTCGAACGAGATGGCGTCGACAAGTTGTCGCTGAGGCAACTCGCGCGTGAGGCGGGCGTGAGCCACGCGGCTCCGGGCAAGCACTTTCGTGATCGCCAGGCTTTGCTCGATGCCTTGGCCGAAAGTGGATTCCATCGGATGACCGGTGCGCTCGAGCGGGCAGTCGCGGATGCTCCACCGACCGCGAGGGCCCGGTTCTCCTCGCTCGCCAATGCCTACGTGGATTTTGCGCTGGAGCATCCGGGCCTGCTCTCTCTGATGTACAGCAACAAGCATGCGCCGGGCGCCGCCGAAACTGTCGTCAACGCGGGGCACGCGACGATGGACCTGACCGTCCGGCTCGTTTCGGAAGCTCAGGCCGCAGGTGACATTGCCGCCGGTGATCCGGAAAGTATTGCGCTGGTTGCCTTTGCGACGTTCCACGGCGTCGCGACGCTTGCTGCGGGCGGAATGTTGGGCGACGTGCCGGTGGGCGAGGTGGTGAACGCGGCCTCGACGGTCTTCTGGGCGGGCCTTTCCAGGGCAGTCTGA